One region of Oncorhynchus nerka isolate Pitt River linkage group LG22, Oner_Uvic_2.0, whole genome shotgun sequence genomic DNA includes:
- the LOC115105566 gene encoding protein Wnt-11-like — protein sequence MKKTSNTLPLCLLTILLLSQICSGIKWLALSHTPTSLHINQTQHCKLLPGLVSSQAQLCRSNLELMQTIIAAAREVKKTCQKTFADMRWNCSSIEIPSDSSRYRPDLDRGTRESAFVYALSAAAISHTIAQACTSGDLRLCSCGPIPGEIPEPGYRWGGCADNLHYGLVMGSKFSDAPMKMKKAGSHANKLMHLHNSEVGRQALRDALVMKCKCHGVSGSCSIRTCWRGLQDLKDIAIDLKTKYLSATKVVHRPMGTRKQLVPKDIDIRPVRENELVYLQSSPDFCAKNDKLGSVGTQDRQCNKTSIGSDSCDMMCCGRGYNPYTEKLVERCHCKYHWCCYVTCKKCERIVERYVCK from the exons ATGAAGAAAACGTCTAacaccctcccactctgtctgcttaCCATTCTGCTGCTGTCCCAGATCTGCTCCGGCATCAAATGGCT GGCCCTATCTCACACACCCACGTCCCTACACATCAACCAGACCCAACACTGCAAGCTGCTGCCCGGCCTGGTGTCGTCACAAGCCCAACTGTGTCGGAGCAACCTGGAGCTCATGCAGACCATCATCGCTGCAGCCCGCGAGGTCAAGAAGACCTGCCAGAAGACCTTCGCTGACATGCGCTGGAACTGTTCCTCTATTGAAATCCCCAGTGACTCCTCGAGGTATCGTCCAGATCTTGACAGAG GCACGAGGGAGTCAGCGTTTGTGTATGCCCTGTCTGCGGCGGCCATCAGCCACACCATAGCGCAGGCGTGCACGTCGGGGGACCTGCGCCTGTGTTCATGCGGCCCCATCCCCGGGGAGATCCCTGAGCCGGGCTACCGCTGGGGCGGATGTGCAGACAACCTGCACTATGGCCTGGTCATGGGCTCCAAGTTCTCTGACGCCCCGATGAAGATGAAGAAGGCAGGCTCCCACGCCAACAAGCTGATGCATCTGCACAACAGTGAAGTGGGGAGACAG GCCCTGAGAGATGCGCTGGTGATGAAGTGTAAGTGTCACGGTGTGTCTGGCTCCTGCTCCATACGGACCTGCTGGAGAGGCCTGCAGGACCTGAAGGACATCGCCATTGACCTGAAGACCAAGTACCTGTCAGCCACTAAGGTGGTGCACAGACCCATGGGTACGCGCAAGCAGCTGGTCCCCAAGGACATTGACATCAGGCCCGTCAGAGAGAACGAACTGGTCTACCTGCAGAGCTCTCCGGACTTCTGTGCCAAGAACGACAAGCTGGGTTCCGTCGGCACCCAGGACAG GCAATGCAACAAGACATCCATCGGCAGCGACAGCTGTGACATGATGTGCTGTGGGCGTGGCTACAACCCCTACACAGAGAAGCTGGTGGAGCGCTGCCACTGCAAGTACCACTGGTGCTGCTATGTCACATGTAAAAAGTGTGAGAGGATTGTGGAGAGATACGTCTGCAAATGA